A genomic stretch from Helianthus annuus cultivar XRQ/B chromosome 1, HanXRQr2.0-SUNRISE, whole genome shotgun sequence includes:
- the LOC110939377 gene encoding uncharacterized protein LOC110939377: METQSSSAPITTKKLRHKVKIAFYMLRKTLAKTKLLIDLHINLRDGKLARNALTSLLLHHHYAATTCGCASNNMDKLFISPQKHKLQSSGVSKCKFHDDDKIKQVVLDMLNDGGSPIEPSPLLFPVPLVVSPELRVNETPLREDAECQVDKAAEEFIKKFYKQLKQQNITYADSPSPNHLWAQ, from the coding sequence ATGGAGACTCAGTCGAGTAGTGCACCCATAACTACCAAGAAGTTACGTCACAAGGTCAAAATAGCATTCTACATGTTAAGGAAAACCTTAGCAAAAACCAAACTACTAATTGATCTCCACATCAACCTCAGAGACGGCAAACTTGCGCGCAATGCCCTCACAAgcctcctcctccaccaccactacGCAGCCACCACCTGTGGTTGCGCCTCCAATAACATGGACAAGTTGTTTATTTCACCTCAAAAACACAAGTTACAAAGCAGCGGGGTTTCCAAATGCAAATTCCATGACGATGACAAGATCAAACAAGTAGTGCTTGACATGCTGAATGACGGCGGTTCCCCCATAGAACCATCGCCACTGTTGTTTCCAGTGCCACTGGTGGTTAGTCCTGAGTTAAGGGTGAATGAGACGCCGTTGCGGGAAGATGCAGAATGTCAAGTAGACAAAGCTGCAGAAGAATTCATTAAGAAGTTCTACAAACAATTAAAACAACAAAATATTACTTATGCAGACTCTCCATCACCAAACCATTTGTGGGCTCAATGA